The Ralstonia pickettii genome has a segment encoding these proteins:
- a CDS encoding Lar family restriction alleviation protein produces the protein MFDDLIGCGHCGGRARFFAGRKEAVIVCTQCGIGTPPVQIGTSKEAAYDELALIWNRRVEYRPTDQHELASIARRQLTPVDIPMLLDAIARNAMDWETRGPIFAAMAAQLSRPASPAAAEVPMATVLEDAGRYRKLVRLAKVIYVDGRPWIRFEPLDAFDAELVEGEENAFARMDVFVARAVDALEPQLD, from the coding sequence ATGTTTGACGATCTGATCGGCTGTGGTCACTGCGGCGGACGGGCCAGGTTCTTCGCTGGCCGAAAGGAGGCCGTCATTGTGTGTACACAGTGCGGCATTGGCACGCCGCCCGTGCAAATCGGAACCTCCAAAGAAGCGGCCTACGACGAGCTGGCTTTGATCTGGAACCGACGCGTCGAGTATCGCCCAACCGATCAACACGAGCTGGCCTCGATCGCGCGTCGCCAATTGACGCCGGTGGACATCCCAATGCTGCTGGACGCGATCGCCCGCAATGCCATGGATTGGGAAACCCGCGGACCGATATTCGCGGCAATGGCCGCCCAGCTCAGCAGGCCCGCTTCCCCCGCCGCCGCGGAAGTACCAATGGCCACCGTCCTTGAAGACGCCGGCCGGTATCGCAAGCTCGTGCGATTGGCCAAGGTCATCTACGTCGATGGCCGTCCCTGGATCCGCTTCGAACCACTCGACGCGTTCGACGCCGAACTGGTTGAAGGCGAAGAAAATGCCTTCGCGCGCATGGACGTATTCGTCGCGCGTGCGGTGGATGCCCTGGAGCCTCAGCTCGACTAG
- a CDS encoding DNA/RNA non-specific endonuclease codes for MLKKTLLFVALSAFLQVAGASPDHCGASVADGAQPKVLSSKHAGASHLLCYRAYAVLVSSATRTPLWSAEHLTAQAVNQARELPRESDFFEETSLPATARATLQDYHGSSHVQIDRGHMSPSGDFGDLASQQESFSLANVVPQNSVSNRRMWSHLETSTRRLVRQTGEAYVVTGPAFTDGKARYLNEHVRVPDYLWKAIYVPGVGAAAYIAPNDATPKYAVVSIAKLAQFTGVDPFPRLPAATRDQAMELPPPTPHPHEKAGRQTTLNDLLSRAPAAEVEDVGPTAVARVPNVWRLARAISAAVR; via the coding sequence GTGCTCAAAAAAACCCTGCTCTTCGTTGCCCTCTCTGCATTCCTCCAGGTCGCCGGCGCCTCTCCCGATCACTGCGGCGCATCGGTCGCGGACGGCGCGCAACCGAAGGTGCTGTCCAGCAAGCACGCTGGCGCCAGCCACCTGCTCTGCTACCGCGCCTACGCGGTGCTCGTGTCCTCGGCGACCCGGACACCGCTGTGGTCAGCCGAACACCTGACCGCGCAGGCGGTGAACCAGGCGCGTGAGCTGCCGCGCGAAAGCGATTTCTTCGAAGAGACGTCTTTGCCGGCAACCGCCCGCGCCACCCTGCAGGACTACCACGGTAGCTCGCACGTCCAGATTGACCGTGGCCACATGTCGCCAAGCGGGGACTTCGGCGACCTGGCATCGCAACAGGAAAGTTTCAGCTTGGCCAACGTCGTCCCGCAGAACTCGGTCAGCAACCGCCGCATGTGGAGCCACCTGGAGACGTCGACCCGCCGCCTGGTACGGCAGACCGGCGAAGCCTACGTGGTGACCGGCCCAGCATTCACGGACGGCAAGGCCCGTTACCTCAACGAACATGTACGGGTACCCGACTATCTGTGGAAAGCGATCTACGTCCCGGGCGTCGGCGCAGCAGCCTACATCGCACCCAACGATGCCACGCCGAAATATGCGGTGGTCAGCATCGCCAAACTCGCACAATTCACCGGCGTCGACCCGTTCCCCCGGCTGCCGGCCGCGACGCGCGATCAGGCGATGGAGTTGCCGCCGCCCACCCCGCATCCGCACGAGAAGGCTGGTCGGCAGACCACCCTCAACGATCTCTTGAGCCGCGCGCCGGCAGCGGAGGTGGAAGATGTCGGACCGACTGCCGTGGCCCGCGTTCCCAACGTATGGCGGCTGGCCCGCGCAATCAGCGCCGCCGTTCGCTAA
- a CDS encoding integrase domain-containing protein yields MQTRINLKPILANYSLPERFKSEFAVLAGENLHKPHSQTRVSGRALSSISQKQRAQMLLSLAVELREGGFTIMSPYNLAEKHLRWLVQRWVTERNLAVGSVELRLSHLRALCSWMGKTNMVGGIDDYVERPAGYTRSYAAETDRSWDGNNIDALAKIEEIAQTDAHVAIQLKLEAAFGLRAKESWRLRPARDLLPSGYLHVQDGTKGGRPRQVLIEFDWQYDLLAEAAELAACTNPERGSLIPATYTQVQWRRRFYTVLEKHAVTKRGDGVTAHGLRHQFLQQMYQRLTGEQAAIKGGARVLDREAHKDAMTRVVEAAGHSRKEKANAYLSTHSAIAARSRPVVTREMAVAAVAAANGVKLKAAEALGISRPALYRLLAKPAEAGTAAGHRHFTG; encoded by the coding sequence GTGCAGACGCGCATCAATCTCAAGCCGATCCTGGCGAACTACTCGCTGCCGGAACGGTTCAAGTCGGAATTCGCGGTCTTGGCGGGCGAGAACCTGCACAAGCCGCACAGCCAGACCCGCGTCAGCGGTCGCGCGCTGTCGTCGATCTCGCAGAAACAGCGCGCGCAGATGTTGCTCAGTCTCGCAGTGGAGCTGCGTGAGGGCGGCTTCACCATCATGTCGCCCTACAACCTGGCGGAGAAGCACCTGCGATGGTTGGTGCAGCGTTGGGTGACAGAACGAAACCTCGCGGTGGGCAGCGTTGAACTGCGCCTCTCACACCTGCGCGCGCTGTGCTCGTGGATGGGCAAGACCAACATGGTGGGCGGCATCGATGACTACGTGGAGAGGCCGGCAGGCTACACGCGCAGCTACGCCGCCGAGACCGACCGTTCTTGGGACGGCAACAACATCGACGCGCTAGCCAAGATCGAGGAGATCGCCCAGACGGATGCCCACGTCGCAATTCAACTGAAGCTTGAGGCAGCGTTCGGGTTGCGCGCGAAGGAAAGCTGGCGACTGCGCCCAGCGCGCGACCTACTTCCATCGGGCTATCTGCACGTGCAGGACGGCACCAAGGGAGGCCGGCCGCGACAGGTGCTGATCGAGTTCGATTGGCAGTACGACCTGCTTGCGGAGGCGGCTGAGTTGGCCGCGTGCACGAATCCCGAACGGGGCTCCCTGATCCCGGCGACCTATACGCAGGTGCAGTGGCGCAGGCGCTTCTATACCGTGCTGGAAAAGCACGCCGTGACCAAGCGCGGCGACGGTGTCACCGCCCACGGTCTACGACACCAGTTCCTGCAGCAGATGTACCAACGGCTGACCGGTGAGCAAGCGGCCATCAAGGGGGGCGCACGCGTTCTCGACCGTGAAGCGCACAAGGACGCCATGACGCGGGTGGTGGAAGCCGCCGGCCACAGCCGCAAGGAGAAGGCCAACGCCTACCTGTCGACGCATTCCGCGATCGCAGCCCGGAGCCGGCCCGTCGTCACACGTGAGATGGCCGTCGCGGCGGTTGCCGCGGCCAATGGGGTCAAGCTGAAGGCGGCAGAGGCCCTGGGCATTTCGCGCCCCGCACTGTATCGCCTGCTTGCCAAGCCCGCCGAGGCGGGTACTGCGGCCGGCCATCGGCACTTCACGGGATGA
- a CDS encoding PRTRC system protein D: MKAATVAVDVGYGNTKFAFPMGSETKLNMFPSLAPQAAPRALANHGNGFFKARDVITIAIDGVEYEVGPGVSLSSAYGQTGRTLSEDFVTKDEYAALLGGALRLAQVSEVGQLILGLPVHTTQKYASYLRDRFTGTLDFGGEPVEIGSVICLPQPLGALVTFMRQQNTKFDADNAHLVIDVGYFTTDWVVAQGFTMDDNRSGGVPGGSSKIYQQIASLIEQDEGEPVTGIERIDKCLRDKKPMLFFDKEIDLTPYLEKARSVCQLAVKEIQTRVGRTEDIRAIILAGGGSALYVPAIRAAFPRTPIHALSSPCFANVSGFYDIGSTRPVKQK, from the coding sequence ATGAAAGCCGCCACCGTTGCCGTCGACGTCGGATACGGAAACACCAAGTTCGCGTTCCCGATGGGCTCCGAGACCAAGCTGAACATGTTCCCGTCCCTCGCGCCGCAAGCCGCGCCACGCGCGCTTGCCAACCACGGGAACGGCTTCTTCAAAGCGCGCGACGTAATCACCATTGCCATTGACGGCGTGGAATACGAAGTCGGCCCCGGTGTGTCGCTCTCCTCGGCATATGGTCAGACCGGCCGCACGCTGTCGGAGGACTTTGTGACCAAAGACGAGTACGCCGCGCTGCTGGGTGGCGCCCTGCGCCTCGCCCAGGTATCGGAGGTGGGCCAACTGATCCTAGGCCTGCCCGTTCACACGACCCAGAAATACGCTTCCTACTTGCGCGATCGCTTCACAGGAACGCTTGATTTCGGGGGCGAACCCGTTGAGATCGGATCGGTCATCTGCTTGCCGCAACCGCTCGGCGCGCTGGTGACGTTTATGCGCCAACAGAACACCAAGTTCGATGCCGACAACGCGCACCTGGTCATCGATGTCGGCTACTTCACCACCGATTGGGTGGTCGCCCAGGGCTTCACGATGGACGACAATCGCAGCGGCGGCGTACCGGGCGGCTCGTCCAAGATCTATCAGCAGATCGCATCGCTGATTGAGCAGGACGAGGGTGAGCCTGTCACCGGCATTGAGCGCATCGACAAGTGCCTGCGCGACAAAAAGCCGATGCTGTTCTTCGACAAGGAGATCGATCTCACGCCGTATCTGGAAAAAGCGCGCAGCGTCTGCCAGCTCGCCGTCAAGGAAATCCAGACCCGCGTCGGCCGAACCGAAGACATCCGCGCGATCATCCTCGCCGGCGGCGGCAGCGCACTCTATGTGCCTGCCATTCGTGCCGCGTTCCCGCGCACCCCCATCCATGCCCTTTCCTCCCCGTGCTTCGCTAATGTGAGCGGCTTCTACGACATTGGTAGCACGCGCCCGGTGAAGCAGAAGTAA
- a CDS encoding primase-helicase zinc-binding domain-containing protein: MKKLSEIVQNWTPTQWDALVNQYLPAAFLTESFWKGRPGPCPICGGHDRFTYDNKRGRGDWVCRKCNAGSPKAGDGIELVCRATGMSYHELTCRLNGEPVHPIGPLVNRPVACRQKKSADPVWKKRRIHKQWDEAVSLTPGDHVMHYLAARVPGLRAPRPQSLRVAMQDYLFEDEVIGRYLTIIAKFTLPDGQMATVHRTSLDPVKPMKATIISKDGEVLPAKRNDVSALPLAGGAVRLMTPRNGEIGIAEGLETSYAAYMLFGVPMWYCLNRVLVSQFVVPEGLGIHTVHIFADFDAVDPKTGKSPGMSDALTLAKRLRAEGFTVVIHRPKLRGTDFCDEWCAEYQSRAVHHEAVAA; encoded by the coding sequence ATGAAGAAACTGAGTGAAATAGTGCAAAACTGGACGCCCACTCAATGGGATGCTCTGGTGAACCAATACCTGCCGGCGGCTTTCCTCACGGAGAGCTTCTGGAAGGGTAGGCCTGGCCCGTGCCCGATCTGTGGTGGGCACGATCGATTTACCTACGACAACAAACGTGGTCGCGGCGATTGGGTCTGCCGCAAATGCAACGCTGGTAGCCCCAAAGCCGGAGACGGCATTGAGCTCGTGTGTCGCGCGACTGGTATGTCGTATCACGAATTGACCTGCAGATTGAACGGCGAACCCGTTCATCCAATCGGTCCCTTGGTCAATCGGCCGGTCGCCTGTCGGCAAAAGAAGTCAGCCGATCCCGTCTGGAAGAAGCGCCGCATCCATAAGCAGTGGGATGAAGCAGTGTCTCTCACGCCAGGCGACCACGTGATGCACTACTTGGCCGCACGGGTTCCGGGGCTCCGGGCGCCGCGTCCGCAATCGTTGCGGGTTGCGATGCAGGACTACCTGTTTGAGGACGAGGTGATCGGCCGTTATCTAACCATCATCGCCAAATTCACCTTGCCCGATGGCCAGATGGCGACCGTGCATCGAACCTCGTTGGACCCCGTCAAGCCGATGAAGGCGACCATCATCAGCAAGGACGGGGAGGTATTGCCCGCCAAGCGCAATGACGTGTCGGCGTTGCCGCTCGCCGGCGGCGCGGTGCGGCTGATGACGCCTCGTAACGGTGAGATCGGGATCGCGGAAGGGCTGGAGACTTCCTACGCTGCCTACATGCTCTTCGGTGTGCCGATGTGGTATTGCCTCAATCGCGTGCTGGTCAGCCAGTTCGTTGTGCCAGAAGGTCTTGGCATCCACACCGTGCACATCTTTGCCGACTTTGATGCAGTGGATCCAAAGACGGGAAAGTCGCCGGGAATGTCCGATGCCTTGACGCTCGCCAAGCGCTTGCGTGCGGAAGGCTTCACGGTTGTCATCCATCGGCCGAAGCTGCGCGGTACAGATTTCTGTGACGAGTGGTGTGCTGAATATCAGTCGCGCGCTGTGCATCACGAGGCGGTTGCCGCCTAA
- a CDS encoding single-stranded DNA-binding protein: MASVNKVIIVGNLGADPETRYMPSGDAVTNIRVATTDRFKDKGSGEMREATEWHRIAFFGRLAEIAGEYLKKGSSVYIEGRLKTRQWEKDGQKQYSTEIVAEQMQMLGGRQGAGGESEGGGGYSRGGDDTSGGHGGSRSQAGGMSRSAGGSGQGSSARRQPAPSNGFEDFDDPDIPF, from the coding sequence ATGGCTTCAGTCAACAAGGTCATCATCGTGGGCAACCTCGGTGCTGATCCGGAAACACGTTACATGCCCAGTGGCGACGCGGTCACCAACATCCGCGTGGCAACCACCGATCGCTTTAAGGACAAGGGTAGCGGTGAGATGCGCGAAGCCACCGAATGGCATCGCATCGCGTTCTTCGGTCGCTTGGCGGAAATCGCTGGCGAGTATCTGAAGAAGGGATCGTCGGTCTACATCGAGGGTCGTCTGAAAACCCGTCAATGGGAGAAAGACGGCCAGAAGCAATACAGCACCGAGATTGTCGCGGAGCAGATGCAGATGCTTGGCGGCCGACAGGGCGCCGGTGGTGAAAGTGAAGGCGGTGGTGGTTACTCGCGCGGTGGCGATGATACTAGCGGTGGCCATGGCGGTAGCCGCAGCCAGGCTGGAGGAATGAGCCGCAGCGCAGGCGGCAGTGGCCAGGGCAGTAGTGCACGTCGTCAACCCGCGCCGTCCAACGGCTTCGAGGATTTTGACGACCCGGACATCCCGTTCTAG
- a CDS encoding FlhC family transcriptional regulator: protein MTRSTALSAKDSLILPDRITDRIRSINYQLADFMGTCMLRHREVAPVFGVRPEELAMLAQNAAGQRQLMGTPFLVVTPMFKNVEDWRSLIKKTTPTLAIDKVKAEFGNLDPSLKMSLFHQNKDYVWMVVDLLHSTPVAAQLLGMPQDLADYLVTVSQHELELAIFGANFPMFRWRFENPMFWLEYSANLISEETICHHVMNAGDSRAPRPLQRERWGNFRVGRAQMERYTEALIGLRCRASSVASMFPGTAATARALYRQIHGESSPCGLMPSSSSWYVESVSSRIQSTTLIWLYWSALAARANEPEAFITALDTVGRLFGDAARLTPDRAFHLARSVSTGSDLSMSSCRTCSTHYLTCNTTPKIELAASFYCPSCTGALTAPRKGKPRKQLA, encoded by the coding sequence ATGACTCGTTCGACTGCTCTTTCTGCCAAAGACTCGCTCATCCTTCCCGACCGGATTACCGACCGGATCCGTTCCATCAACTACCAGCTTGCGGATTTCATGGGCACCTGCATGCTTCGGCACCGGGAAGTGGCGCCAGTATTTGGAGTGCGGCCGGAAGAGCTGGCCATGCTCGCGCAGAACGCTGCAGGGCAGCGGCAGTTGATGGGAACACCGTTCCTGGTCGTGACACCGATGTTCAAGAACGTCGAAGATTGGCGCAGCCTCATCAAGAAGACGACACCAACCCTGGCCATTGACAAGGTGAAGGCGGAATTCGGCAACCTTGATCCCAGCCTGAAGATGAGCTTGTTCCACCAGAACAAGGATTACGTCTGGATGGTAGTCGACCTACTCCACTCCACGCCCGTTGCCGCTCAACTGCTGGGCATGCCGCAAGACCTGGCTGACTATCTCGTGACCGTGTCTCAGCACGAGCTGGAGCTTGCCATCTTCGGCGCCAACTTCCCGATGTTCCGTTGGCGTTTTGAGAATCCGATGTTCTGGCTTGAGTATTCGGCCAACCTCATCTCGGAAGAGACGATCTGCCACCACGTGATGAACGCCGGCGACTCACGTGCCCCGCGGCCCCTGCAACGTGAACGCTGGGGAAATTTCCGCGTCGGCCGCGCGCAGATGGAACGCTATACCGAGGCGCTCATTGGCCTGCGTTGCCGCGCATCCAGCGTGGCCTCGATGTTCCCTGGCACCGCGGCTACGGCGCGCGCTCTCTATCGACAAATCCACGGCGAATCGTCTCCCTGCGGCCTGATGCCCTCCTCGTCATCCTGGTACGTGGAGTCGGTGTCGAGCCGCATTCAGTCGACGACGCTGATTTGGCTGTACTGGAGCGCCCTTGCCGCACGTGCGAACGAGCCAGAGGCGTTCATCACCGCACTCGACACCGTCGGGCGTCTGTTCGGCGATGCCGCGCGGCTGACCCCGGACCGGGCGTTCCATTTGGCCCGATCAGTGTCCACCGGCAGCGATTTGTCCATGTCCAGTTGCCGCACCTGTTCCACGCACTATCTGACGTGCAATACCACGCCAAAAATCGAACTGGCGGCGTCCTTCTATTGCCCGTCATGCACAGGTGCGTTGACGGCGCCACGCAAGGGCAAACCGCGCAAACAACTCGCATAG
- a CDS encoding CAP domain-containing protein has product MTNKLSLLAIAAASTLALTACGGGGDGGTSTTGGSTGGTTTPPAQTVTGTQTTPQYGSTSAQLAAFNTLNQYRTQCGFPALSENTVLDTAAQAHAAYMSTNGVVADSETAGKTGFTGVTYQDRAVAAGFPNQYVGGVSGGYYTNATLTDAQYGQQHIIGWLSGVYHIAAGVWPSSIVGIGVSKTLFNGFPDVRASMSFDAPKTMPGNMPLTFPCQGTTGVAYSSNGETPAPPNTSGSWGIPVAVAANPSDTVVLTSGTMTDNASHTVTLQLLNSSTDPNKLVPAFEAVAYPTAPLQPNTPYTVNLSGTINGTPFTRSFTFTTGNVVG; this is encoded by the coding sequence ATGACGAACAAACTCTCTCTCCTCGCAATTGCTGCTGCATCGACTCTCGCACTGACCGCATGCGGCGGTGGCGGTGACGGTGGCACGTCCACGACTGGCGGTTCGACCGGCGGCACTACGACTCCGCCGGCACAGACTGTCACCGGCACCCAGACGACACCGCAGTACGGCAGCACGAGCGCACAACTGGCAGCGTTCAACACGCTGAACCAGTACCGTACGCAGTGTGGCTTTCCGGCACTGTCCGAAAACACTGTGCTGGACACTGCCGCCCAAGCACACGCTGCCTACATGAGCACGAATGGCGTAGTTGCGGATAGCGAGACGGCGGGCAAAACTGGCTTCACCGGTGTCACCTATCAGGATCGCGCGGTGGCGGCTGGCTTCCCCAATCAGTACGTCGGCGGCGTGAGCGGGGGCTACTACACCAATGCGACATTGACCGACGCCCAATACGGTCAGCAACACATTATCGGCTGGCTGTCCGGCGTCTACCACATCGCTGCGGGCGTGTGGCCGTCGAGCATTGTTGGCATCGGCGTCTCCAAGACGCTGTTCAACGGTTTCCCCGACGTGCGCGCCTCGATGAGCTTCGATGCGCCTAAGACGATGCCGGGCAACATGCCCTTGACCTTCCCGTGCCAAGGCACCACCGGTGTGGCCTACTCGTCGAACGGTGAAACGCCGGCGCCGCCGAACACCAGCGGTTCGTGGGGCATTCCTGTCGCGGTTGCGGCCAACCCGAGCGACACCGTTGTGCTGACTTCCGGCACGATGACCGACAACGCCTCGCACACGGTGACGTTGCAACTGCTCAACTCGTCAACTGATCCGAACAAGTTGGTCCCCGCGTTCGAAGCCGTCGCCTACCCGACCGCACCGCTGCAACCGAACACGCCGTACACGGTGAACCTGTCCGGTACGATCAACGGCACGCCGTTCACGCGCAGCTTCACATTCACGACCGGCAACGTGGTGGGCTAA
- the pilV gene encoding shufflon system plasmid conjugative transfer pilus tip adhesin PilV, which produces MDAILGYMIAIALSLLSVGQFYQWQASGMTNVQTAAAASQQVIYNKAAAQYVQDNGTSIAAIATPTVPVTITTAMLISSGYLPNGFSTTNVFGQTWQLQVLQPTAGTLQSVVQSVGGRAIADTVQLVQIAAQAGAQGGFVPYAGQNGDATMTPANAYGAYGAWKLPLTNFTNPGSGHLVSLLAFTGVSANNSYLYRVQVPGHPELNNMQTDLGMTDQGGALHNISGAQQISSQSLQALSGGSLAVPSITTANGKVVTWEQVGEGGVLGLKGSNGTSIYLESLNGTFRIVNNPWTQSIFSVDQSGDVVAAGTQRLGNVASPNTACAQNGTQAGNADGSGQQLVCLYNVWKPIGGSLQRFGYYTAQHGSGIPRPTCPAGGTPMIVVTPANFAVDPTTVVNYGAWGSGPWTVYIMDGSNAGIGGATATVGTYCGY; this is translated from the coding sequence ATGGATGCAATTCTCGGTTACATGATCGCCATCGCCCTGTCGTTGCTGAGCGTGGGGCAGTTCTACCAGTGGCAGGCGTCGGGCATGACAAACGTGCAGACTGCGGCCGCGGCAAGCCAGCAGGTGATCTACAACAAGGCCGCGGCTCAGTACGTTCAAGACAACGGGACATCGATCGCGGCGATTGCAACGCCTACCGTGCCGGTGACCATCACCACCGCAATGCTGATCAGCAGCGGTTACTTGCCGAACGGCTTTTCGACCACGAATGTTTTCGGACAGACATGGCAACTTCAGGTCCTGCAGCCCACCGCGGGGACGTTGCAGTCGGTCGTGCAATCGGTTGGCGGGAGGGCAATCGCGGACACTGTCCAGCTTGTTCAGATTGCCGCCCAAGCAGGGGCGCAGGGCGGATTCGTCCCCTATGCCGGCCAGAATGGTGACGCAACCATGACCCCCGCAAATGCTTACGGCGCATACGGGGCATGGAAGCTTCCGTTGACCAATTTCACCAATCCAGGCAGCGGTCACCTGGTGTCACTGCTTGCGTTCACAGGCGTGAGTGCGAACAACAGCTATCTGTACCGCGTTCAGGTTCCTGGCCATCCCGAGCTGAACAACATGCAGACCGACCTTGGTATGACCGATCAAGGGGGGGCGCTGCACAACATCAGTGGCGCACAGCAGATCAGCTCACAAAGCTTGCAGGCTCTTTCCGGTGGTTCGCTTGCCGTGCCATCGATCACGACCGCAAACGGCAAAGTAGTCACTTGGGAGCAGGTGGGCGAGGGCGGTGTGCTAGGCCTGAAAGGATCGAACGGTACATCGATCTACCTTGAGAGCTTGAATGGCACGTTCCGTATCGTCAACAACCCTTGGACACAGTCCATATTCTCGGTCGACCAGTCCGGCGATGTGGTCGCGGCGGGAACGCAGAGGCTGGGTAACGTTGCTTCGCCCAACACGGCGTGTGCCCAAAACGGAACACAGGCAGGCAATGCTGATGGCTCTGGCCAGCAATTAGTTTGTCTGTACAACGTGTGGAAACCAATTGGCGGGAGCTTGCAGCGCTTCGGGTATTACACCGCGCAACATGGTTCTGGAATTCCGAGGCCGACTTGTCCGGCGGGCGGAACCCCGATGATCGTTGTGACCCCGGCGAACTTTGCGGTCGATCCGACGACGGTCGTCAACTATGGAGCGTGGGGATCAGGCCCGTGGACTGTCTACATCATGGATGGATCAAATGCCGGCATCGGTGGCGCGACTGCCACTGTTGGGACCTATTGCGGATACTAA